The nucleotide window gagctctttcatttaagcaccagccaattgaatCAAATATCATTCcatgcagcaggcatgcctcctagctgactgcagatgtaatcagaaacagatgaggttcacataccattggcccATGTCCACATCAATAGAACGAGACACcttcaccttgccaagttgacacctgaatctaactaccacaatattaTTTGgtggtattttctttgtaataACTTGAAATCAGGATTTGAATGGTTAGGGCTGGTTCTGTGAGAAACAATGGAATCTGAAATGAGCCACTGCAGTTAATAAAGCACATCAGTGATATTTTACCTCAATATGTATCTATTGTTACATTTTGATAGTGACACTAAGTGACTGATACAGTTGTAGTTTGCTTTTCTGAGATTATAAAAATAGAGTTATGCTGTTACTTCCTTCTTACCTCTCCCTTGCCATGGTAGCAATCAAATCAGAAGaattcaaagcaaaaataaagtaaaataggcTGAACCTCATATTTGGAAAGCATATGATAAAGTAGTTTGGTATAATGTAGGACAAACATATCAAGAACTAAACTATAAGACCAACATATAGGGCCATTCACTGTATAAAAGTTAAACAGTGAAAGCTTACTCTCTAATGCATGTAAAAATGGGTAATAtcatataattttccatttttggtgATAATTAAAGGCAGCTATAACATGGAAAAGATATTTGATTGAGTATCAAAGGTCTCTTCTGACTTAACAACTGGCTAGCTGATCTGGGTTTATATTAAATCATCTCTGtgtctgtaatttcttttccaTCCAATAACATAGTGCAATAGTTTGATTCTTGTTTTACAACTCTCAATTGGAATTTGTTCATGCTTGTGCTGTCTGACTTTAAGTATATCTACTGTAATAATCTAGAAAGATATAATTGCCCAATTCTAATACTATATTATTTGCAATGAATGTTATCTACAAATTTTGAAGATGAGACACTGGAAAAAGATAAATTGTAACTTTATAATGCATAGGGAAAAAACTGATTATGCCtatattatctttctcttgagcaATGTGCAAACTCTACATCATTTCCTAAATGATTTGATTTAGAGTAAGGATGATTGTGACTTAAatgtttcaacaacaacaaaaaaatcctctTCATGCTTTGTCTTTCTCTATAGGCAAAACAGGCTGGGCCTCTGATAAGGAAATGCTGAATTTCACAGATGTGACAGAATTTATTCTGCTGGGGTTGACTAGTCGCCAGGACCTGCAGGTTCTCTTTTTTGTGGTGTTTCTACTAGTTTACATTGTCACTCTGTTAGGGAACATTGGTATGATCATTTTGATCTGCATCAGTCCCCATCTTCAGAGCCCAATGTACTTTTTCTTGTGTCATTTGTCATTTGTAGATATCTGGTTCTCATCCAATGTCATCTCCAAAATGCTGGAAAACTTATTATCAGAGGCAAAAAACATTTCCTATGTGGGGTGCTTGGTGCAATGTTACTTCTTCATTGCCCTCATCCATGTGGAAGTCTACATCTTGGCAGTGATGGCCTTTGATCGCTACATGGCCATCTGCCACCCTTTGCTTTATGACAGCAAAATGTCTAGGACAGCCTGTGTTCGACTCATCTCTGTGCCTTATGTCTATGGATTCTCTGTTAGTCTAATGTGCACACTGTGGACCTATGGCTTGTACTTCTGTGGGAATTTTGAAATCAACCACTTCTATTGTGCAGATCCCCCTCTCATCAAGATTGCCTGTGGTGGAGTCCACATCAAAGAATACGCAATGATAGTCATCGCTGGCATTAATTTCACATATTCCCTCTCTGTTGTCCTCATCTCCTACACCCTCATTGTAGTAGCTGTACTGCACATGCATTCTGCTgatgggaggaagaaagccttctccacctgcgGGTCCCACTTGACAGCTGTTACCATGTTTTATGGGACCCTCATATTCATGTATCTCAGGCAGCCCATGGAGGAGTCTGTGGAGCAGGGGAAAATGGTGGCCATGTTTTATACCACAGTGATTCCCATGCTGAATCCCATGATCTACAGTCTAAGGAACAAGGATGTGAAAGAGGCAGCCAACAAAGCAATCATCAAGGCTAACTTGGGGTGGTGAAACTGCAATAGTTATTTTGTTACAttggaaaatattataaatgacGAAGTATAAATGTCCCTGTTCACAAATTACTATCTATGGGCAATTCTTGCTTACACTAATAGATTAAAACACCATTATGCCTTACCTCAAGAATGGACTGTGCAGACTTGTCATGCTGTGTTCTACATATCTAATGATTTTATTAAAACTGACATCATTTTAGTAGTTTAAAAAACTTGTTACTTAATGTGATAATAATATTTGTCCTCAATATGTGACATTggataggaagcaacatttgcaTTCTAATTATCTATTTTACTGCCCTAACTCTATTCGTTCATGTATATtctcatgtactttttttttaacttgaaggTGGAATATCTTTGAAAAGTCCTCATTAAAACAATCATAAACACAGGATGTATGAGTATGTGTTTTCTGATGTTTAACTTCTGAACTTTGGCCATATAATGTTGTCCCATTAAACCCTTGGCTAACAATTTTATTTGAGAATGTTGTTTGATTCCAGCCTCTTAATAGTAACAttaaatgttttgtaatttttttttgcattggaatgcactgggaatcaagcctggatctcaggcatggcaggtgagatctctgcctgctcagccaccatcgCCCACCTGTTTTTTGTAACTTTGTTGTAATATATTCACACTGTATAtaacccatccaaagtataaaatcagtggttcacattaaCTCATGATCTCATGATATCTcatgattaattttagaatatctttattACTCTAAAgaagaaacaagaacaaaaaagtaAATCTCCAATACTCCTATACCTCTTATCCCTCTACCTAACTGTTGACCCATGGTGTTGGTGAAGTTCATTTGTTacttgatgaaagaacattaaaatatcactgttgtccatagtttgcaatagaaaAGTTTGCCTCTTTACCTCTCTAtaattaactccttataatactcttacatttgttctagttcatgaaagaactttttaatatttttatatttgtttatttaatcacAGTCAGAGTCCACCATAATATTCACTGTTACATATGTCCATGGTTTAAACTTCAACTTTCCTTATGATTAAATAAATGACTCCAATTTCACCTTTCCATACATTCACCCACTATTCGGTACTGCTAATTATTATCataataacatgctaccatcacctctatccgtTTTGATATAATTTAGTACAATCTAATTAAAACATTCAGTGCATAATGAGCAATTGCTCTCTATTCTCCTCATTTTAGATCCTGGTAAactctgttttatattttatgtcaatGGCTTTACATATTATAAGTATTTCATATCAATATGCTTTCTTTTGTGTCttacttattttacttttaaataatgtCCCCAGGGTTCATTcattttgtcacatgcttcaggattCAACTTCtccttactgctgaataatattccatcatatgtatataccacattttctttttccattgatgGGTCGATGgacactttttttcccccattttttgaCAAATGTGAATAATGTCCTTATTCCAAAGGTCTGTTTGAATTCCTACTTTTAAATCATCTGGGTGTATCCTGAGAAGCTGGATTGCTACAGACACATTTTGGGGGCATGAACATCCTGCAAAGAAGAGGATTGCAGATGACCATGGAATAATCATAATCCAGTACAGCAACAAAGAACATCTCTGAAATCAGCTGTGTTGCATATGTATTGAAAGATAAAGATTTGTGTTTAGTTAAGAGGGTCTCCAGGAACTT belongs to Tamandua tetradactyla isolate mTamTet1 chromosome 22 unlocalized genomic scaffold, mTamTet1.pri SUPER_22_unloc_3, whole genome shotgun sequence and includes:
- the LOC143672973 gene encoding olfactory receptor 5M9-like, producing the protein MLNFTDVTEFILLGLTSRQDLQVLFFVVFLLVYIVTLLGNIGMIILICISPHLQSPMYFFLCHLSFVDIWFSSNVISKMLENLLSEAKNISYVGCLVQCYFFIALIHVEVYILAVMAFDRYMAICHPLLYDSKMSRTACVRLISVPYVYGFSVSLMCTLWTYGLYFCGNFEINHFYCADPPLIKIACGGVHIKEYAMIVIAGINFTYSLSVVLISYTLIVVAVLHMHSADGRKKAFSTCGSHLTAVTMFYGTLIFMYLRQPMEESVEQGKMVAMFYTTVIPMLNPMIYSLRNKDVKEAANKAIIKANLGW